Proteins encoded within one genomic window of Micromonospora halotolerans:
- a CDS encoding GNAT family N-acetyltransferase, giving the protein MPQPILRTDRLLLVPLADRHLEWEVQLDADPQVLRYLVGRARSRDEVIASHAQRMALAGKVDGLGYWMAFGTDGGARDSTPPAGEDDGEFIGLMMLPPAHGPDQPDDPTVAELGYRLLRRHWRKGLASEASRALLRHAFDTVGQNRVIAQTMAVNTGSRRVMEAVGMRYVRTYFPDLDDPLPGADLGEVEYEMTRGMRAADSGGC; this is encoded by the coding sequence ATGCCCCAACCGATCCTGCGCACCGACCGTCTGCTGCTGGTACCGCTCGCCGACCGGCACCTCGAGTGGGAGGTCCAGCTCGACGCCGATCCGCAGGTGCTGCGCTACCTCGTCGGCCGGGCGCGGTCCAGGGACGAGGTGATCGCCTCCCATGCGCAGCGGATGGCCTTGGCAGGCAAGGTGGATGGCCTGGGCTACTGGATGGCGTTCGGAACCGATGGCGGCGCGCGCGACTCGACGCCGCCGGCAGGTGAGGACGACGGCGAGTTCATCGGCCTCATGATGCTCCCGCCGGCGCACGGCCCCGACCAACCTGACGACCCCACCGTCGCCGAGCTGGGTTACCGCCTCCTCCGTCGGCACTGGCGGAAGGGCCTGGCCAGCGAGGCGTCCCGCGCTCTGCTGCGGCACGCCTTCGACACCGTCGGGCAGAACCGGGTGATCGCGCAGACCATGGCCGTGAATACCGGGTCGCGGCGCGTCATGGAAGCCGTCGGCATGCGGTACGTGCGCACGTACTTCCCGGACCTGGACGACCCGCTGCCGGGAGCGGATCTGGGCGAGGTCGAGTACGAGATGACCCGCGGGATGCGGGCGGCGGATTCTGGCGGCTGCTGA
- a CDS encoding SDR family oxidoreductase has product MLVAVAGASGNIGSLTVAALRRHGHDPVPMSRSHGVDLVAGSGLDEALAGVDAVVDAMSAPAADREATVAYFGAATRNLLRAEQDAGVRHHVLLSIVEVHRIAGTAHYSGKREQERLVSAGDVPWTIVPVTQFFDFGETVASWTERDGTAYLAPVLMQPIAPADVADVLAEVAAGPPHGRYRDVAGPDRHDLVDMARRTHQATGREMILVPTWEAILGPDMAGNVLLPGPDARIAPTTFDDWLADRARQR; this is encoded by the coding sequence ATGCTGGTGGCCGTCGCCGGCGCGTCCGGCAACATCGGATCCCTGACCGTGGCCGCGCTGCGCCGCCACGGGCACGATCCCGTTCCGATGAGCCGGTCGCACGGTGTCGACCTGGTGGCCGGCAGCGGGCTGGACGAGGCGCTGGCCGGCGTCGACGCCGTTGTCGACGCGATGAGCGCGCCGGCGGCCGACCGCGAGGCCACCGTGGCGTACTTCGGCGCCGCCACCCGGAACCTGCTGAGAGCCGAGCAGGACGCGGGGGTCCGGCACCACGTCCTGCTCTCCATCGTCGAGGTGCACCGGATCGCCGGCACCGCGCACTACTCCGGCAAGCGGGAGCAGGAGCGCCTGGTCTCGGCCGGGGACGTGCCGTGGACCATCGTCCCCGTCACCCAGTTCTTCGACTTCGGCGAGACGGTGGCCTCGTGGACCGAACGTGACGGCACCGCCTACCTCGCGCCGGTGCTCATGCAGCCGATCGCGCCGGCTGACGTCGCCGACGTTCTCGCCGAGGTGGCCGCCGGGCCGCCGCACGGGCGCTACCGGGACGTGGCGGGCCCCGATCGGCACGATCTCGTGGACATGGCGCGCCGGACCCACCAGGCGACCGGGCGCGAGATGATCCTCGTCCCCACGTGGGAGGCGATCCTCGGCCCGGACATGGCGGGCAACGTGTTGCTGCCGGGACCGGACGCCCGCATCGCGCCCACGACCTTCGACGACTGGCTCGCGGACCGGGCGCGGCAGCGGTAG
- a CDS encoding phospholipase D-like domain-containing protein, whose protein sequence is MNISRASAAFRRMLLCTLLAGSLAVSLSGVPAAAQAGVSAASATLAGYPVWAHFSNPTAGRDYTIITELQRLIDATPTGATIRAAIHSLSVDSVADALVRAQTRGVTVLVVLDGKNATSTDPAITTIKQLANHQFCLNSSGGHGCISTSAAGDMHTKLVTFSSTTDPNGVARGNVVWFGSSNLTYATGPDAFNNAITVYGDTALAAGLNANFTDLWNRRHYSGNDYYDSASGRGYYQAAAADAYASPEGAGQTDTIATRLNDLTPDANCRLRVGMASVTTGRPQIVSLVTRFRAAGCKVWMAIGTNAEGGIAMSQSVYNALLDAGVSIRRKDKVHDKFFVAYGRYGSAYQYRVYTGSQNWTQDALNENDEIFVKMAPETGSTHPLYDAYYTHFNDAYNTGVTCTKSSFPCRS, encoded by the coding sequence ATGAACATCAGTCGGGCGAGTGCCGCGTTCCGTCGCATGCTGTTGTGCACTCTGCTCGCCGGGTCGCTCGCGGTGTCCCTGAGCGGGGTGCCGGCGGCGGCACAGGCGGGCGTGTCCGCGGCATCGGCCACCCTGGCCGGCTACCCGGTGTGGGCGCACTTCAGCAACCCGACCGCTGGCCGCGACTACACCATCATCACCGAGCTGCAACGGCTCATCGACGCCACGCCGACCGGGGCCACGATCCGGGCGGCCATCCACTCCCTCAGCGTCGACTCGGTGGCCGACGCGCTGGTGCGGGCCCAGACCCGCGGCGTCACCGTGCTGGTGGTCCTCGACGGCAAGAACGCCACCTCGACCGACCCGGCCATCACCACGATCAAGCAGCTGGCCAATCACCAGTTCTGCCTGAACAGCAGCGGCGGTCACGGTTGCATCAGCACGAGCGCCGCGGGGGACATGCACACCAAGCTGGTCACCTTCTCCAGCACCACCGACCCGAACGGCGTCGCCCGCGGCAACGTCGTCTGGTTCGGGTCGAGCAACCTCACCTACGCCACCGGTCCGGACGCGTTCAACAACGCCATCACCGTCTACGGCGACACAGCCCTCGCCGCCGGCCTGAACGCGAACTTCACCGACCTGTGGAACCGGCGGCACTACAGCGGAAACGACTACTACGACTCCGCGTCCGGACGGGGCTACTACCAGGCGGCCGCGGCCGACGCCTACGCCTCACCGGAGGGCGCGGGGCAGACCGACACCATCGCCACCCGGCTCAACGACCTCACCCCGGACGCCAACTGCCGACTGCGCGTGGGCATGGCGTCGGTGACCACCGGACGCCCGCAGATCGTCAGCCTTGTCACCCGGTTCCGCGCCGCGGGGTGCAAGGTCTGGATGGCGATCGGTACGAACGCCGAGGGCGGCATCGCGATGAGCCAGTCGGTCTACAACGCTTTGCTCGACGCCGGCGTGTCCATCCGCCGCAAGGACAAGGTGCACGACAAGTTCTTCGTGGCCTACGGCCGGTACGGCAGCGCCTACCAGTACCGCGTCTACACCGGCTCCCAGAACTGGACCCAGGACGCGCTGAACGAGAACGACGAGATCTTCGTCAAGATGGCCCCCGAGACCGGCAGCACGCACCCGCTCTACGACGCCTACTACACCCACTTCAACGACGCGTACAACACCGGTGTGACCTGCACGAAGAGCAGCTTCCCGTGCCGATCCTGA
- a CDS encoding glycosyl hydrolase, which yields MAGSSPPASRTAPARMLASLCAVVVAAVAAFGWTTPAAEARGASHRQDLGAHGESLFAVNIDPSNEAAWQQSPPARLADEGFRGARFVSRQWIQPRIDELKQAGLQVMAVVTDESGGYVPWNADYLQIGNEPDLPGTYLSPAAYADLWVLYRNTYPQFAGRFVMAGLASGGQNAVNYAAAVFAAIGGRAPLPDIVAIHPYAKTSEQAAGDFDLMWNAVGRPVIATEWHNEDDTWNFQCMLAGRSSVWNSVFSYTDAMVPGFGLRDGAGNPKPFYYSLLSAPESCR from the coding sequence ATGGCCGGATCAAGCCCACCTGCGAGCCGCACCGCGCCCGCCCGGATGCTCGCGTCGCTGTGTGCGGTCGTGGTGGCCGCTGTGGCGGCCTTCGGGTGGACCACCCCCGCCGCGGAGGCGCGCGGCGCCTCCCATCGCCAGGACCTCGGGGCCCACGGCGAATCGCTGTTCGCCGTGAACATCGACCCCAGCAACGAGGCGGCCTGGCAGCAGTCGCCACCCGCCCGGCTCGCGGACGAAGGCTTCCGTGGGGCCCGCTTCGTGTCCCGGCAGTGGATCCAGCCGCGCATCGACGAGCTGAAGCAGGCCGGCCTTCAGGTCATGGCCGTCGTCACCGACGAATCGGGCGGCTACGTGCCGTGGAACGCCGACTACCTGCAAATCGGCAACGAGCCGGACCTCCCCGGCACCTATCTCTCGCCGGCGGCGTACGCCGACCTGTGGGTGCTGTACCGCAACACGTATCCGCAGTTCGCCGGCCGGTTCGTGATGGCCGGCCTGGCCTCGGGCGGGCAGAACGCCGTCAACTACGCCGCCGCGGTGTTCGCCGCGATCGGCGGTCGCGCGCCCCTGCCGGACATCGTCGCCATCCACCCGTACGCGAAGACCAGCGAGCAGGCCGCGGGCGACTTCGACCTGATGTGGAACGCCGTGGGTCGCCCGGTGATCGCGACCGAGTGGCACAACGAGGACGACACCTGGAACTTCCAGTGCATGCTCGCCGGCCGGTCCAGCGTCTGGAACTCGGTCTTCTCCTACACCGACGCCATGGTCCCGGGCTTCGGACTGCGCGACGGGGCCGGGAACCCCAAGCCCTTCTACTACTCCCTGCTGTCCGCTCCGGAGTCCTGCCGCTAG
- a CDS encoding class I SAM-dependent methyltransferase, with the protein MPDRLLDDEALESSAVVANSAMNRERQLAGVNSYARELGFNPLEWIITRVRQSPPRTTTAWLDLCCGTGRCLVQAANTLARDGLDHLVTIVGVDLVDFFDPTPSQGTALHLTCASVTSWSPPRRFDLITCVHGLHYVGDKLAVLTRLAGWLTDEGRFIADLDLDSIRLADGRPAGRKLAAALRGAGFTVDTRRRRIGRVGPGVVSLPYTYLGADDRAGPNYTGQPAVRSYYR; encoded by the coding sequence ATGCCGGATCGCTTGCTCGATGACGAGGCGTTGGAATCGTCCGCCGTGGTGGCCAACTCGGCGATGAACCGGGAACGCCAGCTCGCCGGCGTGAACAGCTATGCGCGGGAACTCGGGTTCAACCCGCTCGAGTGGATCATTACCCGGGTCCGGCAGTCCCCACCCCGCACGACGACCGCCTGGCTGGACCTGTGCTGCGGGACTGGTCGCTGCCTCGTGCAGGCTGCGAACACCCTCGCCCGCGACGGACTCGATCATCTCGTCACCATCGTCGGCGTGGACCTTGTCGACTTCTTCGATCCCACGCCCAGCCAGGGCACGGCGCTGCACCTGACCTGCGCCTCTGTCACGTCCTGGTCGCCGCCGCGCCGGTTCGACCTCATCACCTGCGTCCACGGGCTGCACTACGTCGGCGACAAACTCGCGGTGCTGACCCGCCTCGCTGGCTGGCTCACCGACGAGGGGCGGTTCATCGCCGATCTCGACCTGGACAGCATCCGCCTCGCCGACGGCCGTCCCGCCGGCCGGAAGCTGGCGGCCGCCCTGCGCGGGGCAGGCTTCACCGTCGACACCCGCCGTCGCCGGATCGGGCGGGTCGGGCCCGGCGTCGTGTCTCTGCCGTACACGTACCTCGGCGCCGACGACCGCGCCGGGCCCAACTACACCGGCCAGCCGGCGGTCAGGTCCTACTACCGCTAG
- a CDS encoding ribosomal maturation YjgA family protein, producing MPITARTVRLLMPVAALLFLGLALLIRVVDDGALRQYSGTALYASMVWAGVMFLRPGMAPVPAGAIATVFCLLVECAQLTGVPAELSARSLAARLALGVQFDPVDLAWYPVGVAPLVVLHHLVRARARPAPQPQRDVVPTPAARAVDTLP from the coding sequence ATGCCGATCACGGCCCGTACGGTGCGGCTGCTCATGCCGGTGGCCGCGCTGCTGTTCCTGGGCCTCGCACTGCTGATCCGCGTCGTCGATGACGGGGCACTGCGGCAGTACTCCGGCACCGCGCTGTACGCGTCGATGGTCTGGGCCGGGGTAATGTTCCTGCGGCCAGGGATGGCGCCGGTGCCGGCCGGGGCGATCGCCACTGTGTTCTGCTTGTTGGTGGAGTGCGCGCAGCTGACCGGGGTGCCGGCCGAACTGTCGGCGCGGAGCCTGGCGGCGAGGCTGGCGCTGGGTGTGCAGTTCGACCCGGTCGACCTGGCCTGGTACCCGGTCGGGGTGGCTCCCCTGGTGGTGCTTCACCACCTGGTGCGCGCGCGGGCCCGCCCGGCGCCGCAACCGCAGCGCGACGTCGTCCCCACGCCAGCGGCCCGCGCGGTTGACACCCTCCCGTAG
- the tnpB gene encoding IS607 family element RNA-guided endonuclease TnpB, with protein sequence MKRYEPPAGWTVQAYRFALDPSDAQVLGLRRNTGAARFAYNHMLRRVSAVKAQRAAEASYGVAEADLTPWQGWSLPDLRRTWNEIKQWVAPWWAECSKEAFNTGLANLSAALGNWHASRTGTRRGRRMGWPRAKKKNGRRSARFTTGAIRVDPSYRHVMLPRLGRIRTYESTRKLARRVRAGTATILSATVTETAGRWFCSFQVAVQRAVGRRPAHAPKAGRVVGVDAGVKHLAVLSTGEMVPNPAPFKAALRKLGKAQRRAARRIGPYDPQARRKRTASNRWQRAQDAVARLQATVSAVRADSWHQLTTRLAQQFTTIVVEDLHVAGMVRNRKLARSLTDAAPATLRRHLGYKTGWYGSTLYVADRWYPSSKTCSACKTVKPKLSLAERMFHCTTCGLSLDRDVNAARNLAALVRHVDLELLGDAKPGRGAYVRPVRPASAGGAAGREASRPVHPVNVARQRTTANRESRLLTER encoded by the coding sequence GTGAAGCGGTACGAGCCGCCGGCCGGCTGGACCGTGCAGGCGTACCGGTTCGCCCTCGACCCGAGTGACGCCCAGGTTCTCGGTCTGCGCCGGAACACCGGCGCGGCTCGGTTCGCGTACAACCACATGCTGCGGCGGGTCAGCGCGGTGAAGGCGCAGCGCGCTGCCGAGGCCAGCTACGGAGTAGCCGAGGCGGACCTGACGCCATGGCAGGGCTGGTCCCTGCCGGACCTGCGGCGCACCTGGAACGAGATCAAGCAGTGGGTGGCGCCGTGGTGGGCGGAGTGTTCCAAGGAGGCGTTCAACACCGGCCTGGCGAACCTGTCCGCAGCACTGGGCAACTGGCACGCGTCACGCACCGGCACCCGCAGGGGCCGCCGGATGGGCTGGCCCCGAGCCAAGAAGAAAAACGGCCGTAGGTCGGCCCGGTTCACCACCGGCGCGATCCGGGTCGACCCCAGCTACCGGCATGTGATGCTGCCCCGGCTGGGTCGCATCCGCACCTACGAGTCGACCCGCAAGCTGGCCCGCCGGGTACGGGCGGGCACCGCGACGATCCTGTCCGCCACGGTCACCGAGACCGCCGGCAGGTGGTTCTGCTCGTTCCAGGTCGCAGTCCAGCGCGCGGTCGGACGGCGGCCGGCGCACGCGCCGAAAGCCGGCCGGGTCGTCGGCGTGGACGCCGGGGTCAAGCACCTGGCGGTGCTGTCCACCGGTGAGATGGTGCCGAACCCGGCGCCGTTCAAGGCCGCGTTGAGGAAACTCGGCAAGGCCCAACGCCGGGCCGCCCGGCGGATCGGCCCCTACGACCCGCAGGCCAGGCGCAAACGGACTGCGTCGAACCGGTGGCAGCGGGCACAGGACGCGGTGGCTCGACTACAGGCCACAGTCTCGGCTGTCCGCGCCGACTCGTGGCACCAACTCACCACCCGCCTGGCGCAGCAGTTCACCACGATCGTGGTCGAGGACCTCCACGTGGCCGGGATGGTCCGAAACCGCAAGCTGGCCCGGTCCCTGACAGACGCCGCCCCGGCGACGCTGCGCCGGCACCTCGGCTACAAGACCGGCTGGTACGGCAGCACGCTGTACGTCGCCGACCGGTGGTACCCCAGCTCCAAGACGTGCTCCGCCTGCAAGACGGTGAAACCCAAGCTGTCGCTGGCCGAGCGCATGTTCCACTGCACCACGTGCGGACTGTCCCTGGACCGCGACGTCAACGCGGCACGTAATCTTGCCGCGCTCGTGCGGCACGTCGACCTGGAGTTGCTGGGCGACGCAAAACCAGGACGTGGAGCCTACGTAAGACCCGTAAGACCTGCATCCGCAGGCGGGGCGGCGGGCCGTGAAGCGTCTAGACCGGTTCATCCGGTCAACGTCGCCCGGCAACGGACGACTGCCAATCGTGAGTCACGTTTGCTCACTGAAAGGTAA